Part of the Triticum dicoccoides isolate Atlit2015 ecotype Zavitan unplaced genomic scaffold, WEW_v2.0 scaffold3843, whole genome shotgun sequence genome, CGATCTTGTGATTTTttttatttggaattttttgaTAGCAGCTTACCAAGCTTGGTCTTGTGCTTTTTTGATTTGTAATAATATTATAAACGATGTACGAATCATGTTTGTTGATCAATAAAGCTAGCTATGGTGCGGTGTTCCCTAAAAAAAGATATTCATTATAGAATCACTGCAGACCAACAGGATATTCATGTCAGctaattttttaaaataaaatattCTGTTAGTCTGTGGTGATCATGTGGATAAAAACATATATTTCAATTTCTCAAGCATTTTATTTGATTTTAAGAAAAAATAACCGAGTCTCTATTTCTGTGTAGTCCTTGCAACGAACCTGGATAAAGATAGAGCGAGTCCGTTCCTGGCTACTAGGAGTATCCATTTCCTCACGACCACCACTTACTCCCGGGACGTGGATCTGGCGATCGATCGGCAGCCTCCAGCCGGCGACCATGGCGGATGCCACGAGCGCAGGAGCGACGCCTCTCCTCCCTGGCCTCCTCGACGACATCGTAATCTGTGAGATCCTCGTCCGcctgccccccaaagccctcctccgctgccgcgccgTCAGCCGCGCATGGCGCCGCACCACCTCCACCCGCGACTTCCTCCTCGCCCACCACGCCCGCCAGCCCGCCCTCCTCATCACCTCCGGCCACGATTACGGCGGCCGCCTCCACGACCGTGACCTCATCACCTACGACCATCGGGCCCGGGCCGCTGGCGCCCAGCTGCAACACGTCGCCCAGCTTGACGAGAGGGACTGTGTCCTGGTGGCCTGCTGCGACGGCCTCCTCCTCATTTCACACAACATAAACAGGAAGGATGCCTGCTCCTCCATCTACAACCCGGCCACTCGTCAATGCGCTCCCATACCTGCGCTTTGTGACTCCAAGGTCAGTTGCAACCATATCTTGGGGATGTATCGGCACCACCCTACCGGCGAGTACCGGATACTAGTGCATGGTAAAAATAAGGAAACCGATTATCATGAGGAGGAAATCTATTTTTATGATGATGCCTGCTACATCTTTGCATTGGGCTCCGTCCAGCCATTGAGGAACATCAGGTTCCCGCCGGAGATTGAGCAACTGCTTTTACACTGTGAGGCCGCCACGACAGCTGTTATGTTTGGTGGCAACCTGCATTGGCACATAGACCAAAATGAGACTGAAAGCAACATGATAGTGATATTCGACACCACAACTGAGTCGTTCCGGCAGATGCATGCTCCAGTTGTTCCGGTTTTTAGAAATGTTCCTGCCTATGCTGACTTGTTTGACATGGATGGCGTGCTTGGCATGCTAAGTTGTGATGAGGCCGCAAATACCATCGATATCTGGGTGTTGCGCGGGACTATGAAAGCGAGGTCTGGACCTTCAAGTGCAAGATTGAAGTGCCGGTCATTGAGATCAAGGCATTGTGTGGACAATATGACGATTGTTGGTATGCCGTAGTCATGCATGTGGATGGTGAGTTGCTTGTGCTAGTCCAGTATGCCGAATGGCTACTTCAGATTGACATGGATGGCAAGTTCGTCGCCACTTTCCATCGCCATTCACTCAGTCTTACTAAATTGCAGCTCAAACAAACTCTTGTTCCACATACTTTCTTTCTGACACTGGAATAATAGATGGTTCGTCTgaatgctgaaggctgtgagatggTGCTTCTTTATGTGCTAGACGTTTGTACCTCTTCTGCTGCAATATGTAGGAATCAGATCCACCATAAGCTTATTAGCATCTTTGTTGATGCATATAAATTTATGATCAAGAAGCTCACACTGTTTCCTGTTTTTTGCAATCTCGACACCCTTCCTTGACCGAAGGGATGGTTGTGCATGTTGATTCTAATATTATCAAGTCATTTTGATGTGTGTTTGAAATGTGTGCTAACTACTCTGCGTGATGTTCCTATTATCTTGAACTGAAGAACTATTTTGCTCCTTTAATTTGTGGTCTTCTTGGTATAATATTtaccaatcaacatgtgttcactTTAATCTGAACATAAGATTGAACTGGAGGAATTTATGCTTCCTACAGTATTCAATTTTAACATAATATCAAGAACTAAAACCTGTACTGATAAGCCGAGGACGGCTTGTCAGGTCCTGCGTTGTGTTCCTGTTGAGACATATTAACTGCCAGCCATGTTCATTTTTCTGTGCTGACCTAGCAAGATCATCTCCGCTACTGTTGGGGAAAGGAAGTTTTTTACTCATCTTGTCTCAAGCAGAGGACAAGACCGTCAATTATTATGTGGTGATGCAGTTGTACAAGCAAGTTGAAAGTTCCTTCTCATCAATTGAATTACAATGTCTTATATGAAGTTACAGAGGAAGTATTATTGAAGGATGACTGGGCACTTGTTACTACATATGTATTATGTGCCAGTGCAGGGGCAATTGTTCAGCTTCTCAAATTTAGGCGACTCTTCTTTTTGCATTTTGTGCTCTTGGGTGCACTTGTTTCATTGTACTTCTACCGAGCTAGTATAGACACAAGGGTAAACCAGCAGAGATAGAAAGAATCACAAACAGACGTTCAGCGCATATAAATATAAACTAATCACATGAACTAATTAAAAGATTGCTTTCATAACCAGCAGTATGTCCCAACAAAAGAAATAATGCTGCACAAGTATATGCGTATCTTCTTCATTAGGATAGGCAAGGAAGATCGTCCGCATTGCTGTGTACAAAACGGGCAAGACATGTCCACCAAacctgcgtcttccacaacatacCAACAGACCAATCCATATCATGATATCAAGAATGGATATGATTAGAACTTTTAAAGATGGACGGAATTAACAAGTTGGAATGTGACCTGATCACAGAAGATTCACAGTACACCAGCCAACAATTCAGACAAAGCAGAGCACGAGTTCTTCCTTGTCAATCTTCAGACAAGGGAGCATCCAGTTTGTGCCAACAGAAGAAGAATGCACAACTAAGTGTATGCTATGGCTACCCAGTTTGTCTAACTATACCACCTAAAACTCAGCAACATCCAGCAGAATCTGTTGACTTCAACTCTAATCAGCAGGATGATTTCTTCAGGAAGTCTGCTGACTTGAACTCTCGGTAGGAGGAGCGCGTGGGTAGAGGACGTCGTAGTGATTGCCCGTGTACAGAAGGGTCACACTCACAAGGGGGACTCCAGGTCCAGGAACAGTGTAGATGTCCTGAGCAGGTCCTCCATTGAGTTGCTCCACTCTAAGGGGTACCTCAAGCGCTTCGGCCAAGGCCGTCATCATAACATGGTCCGCGTACTGACGAGATGGAGTGACGTGCTGAAAGCACCACTGTTTGTAGAGCAACAGGTCAGGTAAAATGTTGAAGAATGGATGCAGTGGAAATTTAGCAAGGGAGGAGAGATGCTGATACTGACATCTTTCAGACTGTAACGTCCATCGAGCCCTGGTATACGCGGCTCATACTGCTTCGCGTGCGAGCATATCCAGATAGCTACTACTAATCTGAGGAAAGTAAGAACTAACCAATAAAATGTGTCAGAAACATGAATTATGACGAACAGAAGGAAATATAAGTTCAAGGGTGTTTTTCTCACTGTCTTCCGTCGTATCGTAACTTCTGAAGAACTCAAGAAGTTTCTCTTTGCGGTAGCTAAAAAGGGAACAAATTATGTCAATGAGGTGGAATGCATTCGGCTACAATACTTTGATGGAATTGCAGAAAACAAGCGAATCAAAAACCTGCTAGTTGATGCTATGCTGTTCCACTTCCACTTGCCATGCCTCTTCCATCTCTTTACTTTCTTAATCAGCTTCTTAAATGCCTGAAAGAATCAGCGACTCAAATAATTCAGTGGATAATCCTTACAAACCATAGGTTACAATAATACATACAGAATATTGATCCATAGCAAGATAAGAAAGAACACAGCTAAGACAACTCGCCTGAGAAGTGTCAGTCATTAAGCATATATAGCATAGGAACAAAACAGTGAGATGGCTACATAATAATAACCAGCATATTGTTGCAGTACTGAAACGAGCATAAAATTATGTTATTTCCCCGTTATATTGCCTTTGTTAGTGAAAGTAAATTTATGTTAAGGTCGTATTTACGATCGGGTTGTTAACATCACAATAAACTTCAAATTTGAGTTTGTGCCAACAGTGTAAAACTGCGATGGCATGCCACTACTGTAAGAAATTGTGCATCCCCTGCAAATGACAAACAAAGATAGTGAGATGCAGATCCAGCTTGAAGTGTACTGTAACCTGAAGAGAATCATCCCTCACAGGCATGTTTATCTAAGAAAAAACAAATATGGAGAAGACAAGCACTTACTCTGTAGCTCCTGGGAAATTCAGAGGTCCATCTAAGATCTGCATGTTGCACAGACACTCTTTTAACAGCATCAAGGAGACGGTGTTCCTCATTTGTGTCCTGCCTATCAAGAACTTGCTCCTGTTGTACATTTGCATAATAAACAGATAAAATTAAGTAAACCTACATTCTATACTAAGGAAAAGAGAGGAGAACAATTAGTTGATTACCAGGTAGGAAAATATGAAGCTCCTGTAGAAACACTCCCCATCTCCAGTCACCGGTCTAAATTCTGAATAGGCATCAAGATGGTCCACTCCTTGTCCCGTAGCCAAATCAGAAACCAAATAATACTTTGTGACTTCAGTGATGGGATGTGTCTGCAACAAACAGTGTAAATACAGGAATTCAAATTACACTGATTAGAACATGGAAAAACGTATTTTAAATGTGACGGGGAAATTTTGTTTTTGTTCCAATGTTTGGGTTTCGTGTTCTCTGGAAATGTTTGAAACCACCAGCATGTATAATCCCATCATTGATATTGATTGGTTGTGTTCGGTAAGAAAAGAGGAAAATATCTATTAATGTCTGATAAACCCAACAACAGTACAGAAACGATTCAGGTTTTTTCAGACTATCACAACCAAGAGTTAACAACAACGTAGTATCTATAAAAGAGAACATAATCCTTCTGGACAGTTGGATTGTACAGGAACCACGAACCACAGTATCATGTGATCAACTTTGATCCTGATATTTCATGCACTTCCATTTTGAAAAATTACAGAAGGCCAAATAGAGTCAAACCTGGTGATTCACATGTTGTGAATAGCGCACATAACCTGGTGATTCTCCATGAAAAAACTGTCCAACAAGAAAACAAAGTTAAAGTTCAGACATCCTGACAGCCATACAATTGcacacaatcaacatgaagatcaagcgtttcaaaACAAGAAGTAAGTGAATAAAAAGCCAATGGGATTAACCAACAAGAATGTAGTAGCAAGACCACGAAATGTGCGTGTCCAAAACTACTTGGTTCTTGGCAACTATTTAAATAATATTCCGAGGCTTCTGAGCCAGTTGGTCCCAGTCGACCAAATGGTGAAACTTCTCGACCAAATCCTGGAGTAAGTAGTCAGTGATTTTGCATGTAAACAGCAAATGATTTACATAAATTATGTCCAGTTATGCAGTCTTGAACTAATGTCTAGATTAAATTTTATGATAACAAAATCTTTTGACGGAGGAAACTCATACATTTGACTTCAGGCTCTGTTACTAAAAGGCTGCAGTAATCAGGACACGACCTCATGTTTTCCCCCATTTTACAGACAACAATTTCAGCAAGATAGCCATTTGTTTAAAATATGATGCCAGACTGAGAGAAGACCCAGGAGGCCAGGATCAACAATGAATGTGTACTGCTGGCAAACTAAATACCCAAGGTTCCTTCTATACACTGAAAACTGATACATTTGATGCGGCTGCGAGATTTCTTGCCAAAAATATCACAGCAGCAGCAGCCACTGCCAAGACATGGCCCTCATATTTCCCCACATTTTACAGTTGCAATCATATATGCTATCCCACTAACTAGAATAATCAATTAGCACAACGAGCTGCTCAAGATTCTGCTTCTATTACAGAACTTCGAACTGTCCCCAACATTTGCCCAAGATGCTGCCCCTATTACTCTGGATCGTCCCCAACATTTCAACAAACTTAGAGATCACAATTCCACATCCCGAACAGAAAAGGAGGTCCAAGATTCAGGCTATAATACCTTTATAAGATTGTGCCAGAGCTCCGCTATGGCGTGCGACGATTTCACCTGCTCGACAGAAACCAAGAAACGCTCAAGAACGCACTTCAGAGACTTCCAAGAACCCCAAGAAACAACAGAATGCCGGGAACGCGAGATACGCGCCATCACCTGCGCCTCCTCCGGCCTCTTCTTCTTGCCCGCCCCCTCGGCCAACGGCCCGCCCGCctccttgatggtcgtctgcttctGTAGCATCTGCTGGAACGCCAGCCTGCAGTCGAACGGCCCGGCTTCGGAGGCCGCGGCGTCGCCGTTCTCGGAGATGCTCCCCGTGGAGCTCGGGGAAGAAGGAGCTGCGGGGTCGAGCCCCTCGCCCTCCCGgtcgaccgccgccgccgcagcggaGCCTCCGGCCTGCTCGCGGTCCCGCTCTTCCTGGGGCCGCTCGAGGGGCGCTGCAGGGGGGAGAggtggcggcgaggaggaggatgaggcatCGGCCGCCACggcgctcggggaggcggcggcggcggcggagtccccgtgctgcccatgggccggcTCTGCTGTCCCTGAACCGGACCCCGTCGCGGCGGGAGAACCTTGGCTCATTACGCTGCTGCGGGGAGGACCAAAGTGGTAATAGCGAGAATGTGAGGGGCGTGGGGCAGAAATGTGCCGAGGGTGCGGCTGGCAATCTGGAGAAAGCTTGGAGGTTATTTATAAAGGTGGCACGGTTTGGCATGAGATGGGAAATTGGAACGACGATTTGGTCGTTTGGAACGTGTTTGGGGCAAGGCTTGTGGGGATGATGCATTTTTTTTTCATAAatagtttggattgcttaccacatgtgtcatgtTTTGGCTTGTTTGCTTGCATTGCATGTGAGCATTGTTTTTTGAGGTAAAGTTTGCACTTTATTGATTAAATGAACATCAGTACAAAGTTAATCTTGAATACATTCCGGAATCACACCACGGTAAAAATAATTTACAACATGCTCACaactactctctccattcctaaatataagtctttggagagattccactatggaccacatacggagcaaaatgagtgaatcaatactctaaaatgcatctagatacatccgtatgtggtctacagtgaaatctttacaaagacttatactccctttgttcggaattactcgtccaaaaaagaatgtatctagatgtattttagttgtagatgcattcatttttgtgacaagtaatttctaacggagggagtatttaggaacggagggagtacgagctAACTTATGTGCCTAACATATTCAAACCATGCTTGACACGAAGGAAATAACAACGTGCAACGCCAGACGCGAGATACTTGACATCATAAATCACGGACCCTAATCTTGAGTGATACTGGGTAGTATATTTTATTCTGGACACCTATGAAAGGCAATCAAATGCCATATTGACGGATAGCAGACCTTCAGTTTGACAAGCTTCCATAGCACGCCGAAATAGCTAAAGCTTCAACAACTTCAGGATCGGGCATCCCAGCAAATCGTTCATTGCATGCAATCGACGGTGATTCCTAGCAATGAAACCAATACCCCACGTAGTGAACATCAGAAAAGATTGCGGTATCAACATTTATATTGACCGTACCTGCAGGTGCTGGAGACCAAAAATTATCTGTACTACGGTCCCAGATCTTGAGCAATATTGTACCACCATATGGACATAAGCACGTGTCTTTCTTTGCAGCTACTCTCTAAGGATCCACACTAGTAACATTGTTACAGACATCATTACAAGTGCTTCCCAAACGTGCAAGAGAGTAATAGACATGACCATAGCCTGAAGTTGCGATGTCGTGGAGAGAAAATCAAAGAGCCACTGTCGAAAGCATTGCAAGGATTTTCTATGCGAACTGATACGCAATTCCTCCTTGACACGACACCAAACCAAACGAGCAAAAGAGCATAGAAGaaagatgtaacgccccgagaccgacgctccagaagacttccagctattccgagtttcgtcgtgtgatttgttttatttgttgcattcatccttgcatcatgtgcattgcatcatgtcatcatgccatcatatcattaatttttaaaacctcaactaaataaattgtatggatttttcgatccatttaaatcgagggactcacatggtgacttctctttataacatatcctccaatattagggagctatattaaatattccattgtttcggaaatcaccttaacacacttgcaaaatatcccaatgcctttattatcttaattcttggtctccaactttgccatttattctttcatcatcttccgaagctccaccaaaaatctcaacattttggctACTCCTAAAGTCTAGACTCCATTCAAACTCCTTCGGTGCAAGTTAAATAATTTTATATTTAACTTCTCCTATTTTGTTGGAACCATTTTTGTTGGGTTGGAAATATTCCGTAAAGCCTTACAAATATGTCCCACCATTTTTTCTTGTTCTTGGCCTTTTCTTTTAATTCTTTTGAATGCTCTCTATTTTTTTTCTgctaaagagatagagagaaggagCCCAACAGCCTGGGCCTCTTGGACCTCCCAGGCCCAgccgccggcctctaaggcccagccggcgccctaccgaccgaaccctagccccgctagcccgactccctcgtcctctcgaTCTCTCTCGATCTCCTCCCTCACGCCGCCATCTTCCTCTCCTCGTTCCCCTCTGCTGCCACCCACGCACACCCATCGGCCGATCCCCTCTCCCTCTcatccctcgcgccgccagaggagGCCCTCTCCTCGATCTCCTCCTTCCCCTCCTGTGTGCCTCCACCTCGCCCTTCCTTCTCCCCCGCGTCGCCATCGCCTCCCTCCGCCGTTCGCCTCCTGCAGCCCGAGCGCCTCGACTCAGTGCCGCCCCGCCATGGATGCCGCCCTGGACGCCGAGCTCCTCCGCATCACCCCTGCCTCGACCCTGCTTTGCCTCTGCTCCGTCGCCGGACTGCTGCCCTCCGTCGCGCCCATCCATCCTTCCATCTCCCTGTGCCGCGTCTCGACGGCATGGAGGCCCGAGCTTCGGCTGGGAGCAGCCGCAGCTACGTGGCGCCCCACCTCCAAACGGTCGCGCATCGATGGCCatgtctccgccgcctcctgcctaGTCTGCATCCCCGTCGCTCCTCCGTGGCCTTCTGCCCGAGCCACCACGACCACGTGCGCCTCCTTCATGGTTGCCGTGCTGTCATTTTTTCATGCCTCGTCCTGCTGCTGTTGGTGCCTCGTGAGCCGCCGATGTCCTCGAGCTGCTCTGTCCGATAGGGCTCCCCTCCAAGATGAGCTGGCTGCCCCGTTGGCCTTGCTGCCTTTGTCGTGGCCAAGTCAACCCAGACGCCCGGAGTCCATCTTTGGTTGCACACCAAGTCGGCCATGCCTTGCTGCCTCCTGTACACTGTTGGTCAACAGTGGATGCACGCCAAGTACTTCGACTACAGCCGGTGTgatttttgtcaagtccgactacgacgtgcacgactacattcgatgtggatttcgtcaagtacccatTCGGATATGCCAAGTTCGGCTACATGATGACCCGCCAAGACCTCGAaccactaccatcgcgagaacaactacttccactaccgtcgccacgtgaacaactacttcctctaccgacgccgtgtacaactacttccgacgacgtcccgtgaacgcctacttcctctacaccgctccgaatgcgaaccgtctcgtttgaacgctacgaaggtataacccgaaacgaccgtcgtggaccgaatgcacgttgtatgagatgcccgtgtttgcaccatgtccgaattgtcattgcaagttcctcctcgtttccaggccacaatcccgtgggaacccggtagccgggagcaccccaccatcttgcatgactcgctcacgctcacttccttttgtaccggtatctccgtaagctaccggaaccgatatgttgccgtggcatcattttcggatatgttgccgtggcaccatttttgtttcgccgccgtggcacctttttccttccgccatggcgactaatgcttcttatcatgctcatgtcaacattttcataaaaattgcatacttgtatatgtcatccgcatcatgataacaacaattaaaatgtttaatattgTGTTGGCATTAAACTGCTAaataacatggggattttccggaattgttgtttgttgtttccggcctcatttaaacttgcctagataggtagttttcttttgcttcaccctcttgccatgtttaacaacacttaATATTGTCGGGTAcataacgagagataactaaataattgatgtggtgtttcgtcaacatgcacctcgttgcatattgagctccacttaacttgtagtattgtttgttgcactttgccatgccatgcctcattaaaccggacatgcatcatacttgtttgtgcatcatgacttgtttgtgcttgttggtttactatgttgtttgttcctttccggattgcttctcacgttagcttcggtttcgttccggagttgtgaggattcgttcgtctacggccgtttgtcttcttcttggattcgttcttcttccttgcgggatttcaggcaagatgatcataccctcgaaatcactactatctttgctatgctagtttgctcgctcttttgctatgccaatgctacgatgcctaccatttgcttgtcagcctcccaaattgccatgtcaaacctctaacccaccatgtcctagcaaaccgttgattggctatgttaccgctttgctcagcccctcttatagcgttgttagttgcaggtgaagattgaagtttgttccttgttggaacacggagatgttgttccttgttggaacatgtttacttgttgggatatcacaatatatcttatttaattaatgcatctatatacttggtaaatggtggaaggctcggccctatgcctggtgttttgttccactcttgccgccctagtttccgtcatatcggtgttatgttcccggattttgcgttccttacgcggttgggctattatgggaaccccttgacagttcgccttaagtaaagctcttccagcaatgcccaacattggtttcaccattcgccacctagcctctttttcccttgggtttcgcggNNNNNNNNNNNNNNNNNNNNNNNNNNNNNNNNNNNNNNNNNNNNNNNNNNNNNNNNNNNNNNNNNNNNNNNNNNNNNNNNNNNNNNNNNNNNNNNNNNNNNNNNNNNNNNNNNNNNNNNNNNNNNNNNNNNNNNNNNNNNNNNNNNNNNNNNNNNNNNNNNNNNNNNNNNNNNNNNNNNNNNNNNNNNNNNNNNNNNNNNNNNNNNNNNNNNNNNNNNNNNNNNNNNNNNNNNNNNNNNNNNNNNNNNNNNNNNNNNNNNNNNNNNNNNNNNNNNNNNNNNNNNNNNNNNNNNNNNNNNNNNNNNNNNNNNNNNNNNNNNNNNNNNNNNNNNNNNNNNNNNNNNNNNNNNNNNNNNNN contains:
- the LOC119346074 gene encoding ubiquitin thioesterase OTUB2-like is translated as MLQKQTTIKEAGGPLAEGAGKKKRPEEAQVKSSHAIAELWHNLIKFFHGESPGYVRYSQHVNHQTHPITEVTKYYLVSDLATGQGVDHLDAYSEFRPVTGDGECFYRSFIFSYLEQVLDRQDTNEEHRLLDAVKRVSVQHADLRWTSEFPRSYRAFKKLIKKVKRWKRHGKWKWNSIASTSSYRKEKLLEFFRSYDTTEDILTFLRLVVAIWICSHAKQYEPRIPGLDGRYSLKDWCFQHVTPSRQYADHVMMTALAEALEVPLRVEQLNGGPAQDIYTVPGPGVPLVSVTLLYTGNHYDVLYPRAPPTESSSQQTS